From a region of the Castanea sativa cultivar Marrone di Chiusa Pesio chromosome 10, ASM4071231v1 genome:
- the LOC142611594 gene encoding uncharacterized protein LOC142611594: protein MGVREIQVADTTLVIHELEDVCDSVTGRVLTGSWLWNSSLVLSEWIATQGRLTFDFHDKTVLELGAGAGLPGLTAALLGASRVVLTDIETLLPGLINNVEVNGLGDGVEVRQLVWGSDESSSEFDGFDFDLVLMSDVFFDMEEMAALAKTLKKVCRKETVVWAASEVRPWTGECLNVLVSEGFGVVELPSQLGGSSGSGNSFMEEDSLDIFAVFLLLPPNEDSHVAAICN from the coding sequence ATGGGTGTTCGAGAAATCCAAGTAGCGGACACGACCCTAGTAATCCACGAACTCGAAGATGTATGTGACTCAGTCACTGGCCGAGTTCTCACCGGGTCATGGCTCTGGAACTCGTCCCTGGTTTTGTCCGAGTGGATAGCCACTCAGGGCCGACTCACCTTTGACTTCCACGACAAGACCGTTCTCGAGCTCGGCGCCGGAGCTGGACTTCCAGGCTTGACCGCGGCTCTTCTGGGTGCTAGCCGAGTCGTGCTCACGGACATTGAGACTCTCCTTCCTGGGCTCATAAACAACGTTGAAGTAAATGGGCTGGGAGACGGAGTCGAAGTGAGGCAACTCGTTTGGGGATCGGACGAGTCTTCCAGCGAGTTTGATGGGTTCGACTTCGACCTGGTTTTGATGTCCGACGTGTTCTTTGACATGGAGGAAATGGCAGCGCTGGCGAAAACGCTGAAGAAGGTGTGTAGGAAAGAGACAGTTGTTTGGGCAGCGAGTGAGGTTCGGCCATGGACAGGTGAGTGTCTTAACGTGTTGGTGAGTGAGGGGTTTGGAGTGGTTGAGTTGCCGAGTCAACTCGGTGGTTCTTCTGGTTCTGGTAATTCTTTCATGGAAGAAGACAGTTTGGATATTTTCGCCGTTTTCCTCCTACTGCCACCGAACGAAGATAGCCACGTGGCTGCCATTTGTAATTGA